A section of the Mesobacillus jeotgali genome encodes:
- a CDS encoding formate/nitrite transporter family protein has translation MAYHPPNKIAQLTAEHGQKKANLPFSSVLVLGFLGGAFISLGYLLDIRVIASLPEEWGTFSSLIGAAVFPVGLILIVIAGGELLTGNMMAVSMAFLSKRISLGRLIKNWFWITLFNFVGALFVAYFFGQVAELTSTGPYLDKTVAIAGAKLEHGFISSLVSAIGCNWLVGLAVWLAYGAEDIGGKILAIWFPIMAFVAIGFQHVVANMFVIPAAIFSGYYSWIDFIRNFVPVYIGNAIGGAVFVSVFYWIAYRQTIETGTRKESKRKHNQAGIQKHRFARVGLRRHGNE, from the coding sequence AAATCTCCCTTTTTCAAGTGTATTGGTGCTGGGATTTCTGGGCGGAGCTTTCATTTCCCTTGGCTATTTGCTGGATATCCGAGTCATCGCCAGTCTTCCTGAAGAATGGGGAACGTTTAGCTCATTGATCGGTGCAGCAGTATTTCCCGTAGGACTCATTTTAATTGTCATTGCCGGCGGAGAACTGCTGACCGGAAATATGATGGCCGTATCGATGGCCTTTTTGTCAAAAAGGATATCCCTTGGAAGGCTAATAAAAAATTGGTTTTGGATAACGTTATTTAACTTTGTAGGAGCCTTGTTTGTCGCCTATTTTTTCGGTCAGGTCGCAGAATTGACCTCAACTGGACCCTATCTTGACAAAACGGTTGCGATTGCAGGAGCGAAGCTGGAGCACGGTTTCATTTCCTCCCTGGTATCAGCAATTGGGTGCAATTGGCTTGTAGGCCTGGCTGTCTGGCTTGCATATGGAGCTGAGGATATTGGCGGGAAGATCCTGGCGATATGGTTTCCAATCATGGCATTTGTCGCCATTGGTTTTCAGCACGTTGTTGCCAACATGTTCGTTATTCCCGCGGCTATATTTTCTGGTTATTATAGCTGGATTGATTTTATCAGGAACTTTGTTCCGGTATATATCGGCAATGCGATTGGAGGAGCTGTGTTTGTCTCCGTGTTTTACTGGATTGCATATCGCCAAACAATCGAAACTGGAACCAGGAAAGAATCCAAGAGGAAACATAACCAGGCGGGAATTCAAAAACATAGATTTGCAAGAGTTGGATTAAGGAGGCATGGAAATGAGTGA